Genomic window (Bacillus vallismortis):
TTGTTAGTGTAAAAATGGATCGGATACTCTTAAGTAGGATGATGAGATAATGAAACGTGCACGCATAATATACAATCCGACTTCAGGACGGGAGATCTTTAAAAAGCATCTTGCCCAGGTCCTGCAAAAATTTGAACAAGCCGGCTATGAAACCTCTACCCATGCCACAACATGCGCAGGAGATGCAACGCACGCCGCCAAGGAAGCGGCATTGCGTGAGTTTGACTTAATTGTTGCAGCGGGCGGAGACGGAACGATCAACGAGGTCGTCAACGGGCTTGCGCCTTTAGACAACCGTCCGACACTCGGTGTGATTCCTGTCGGCACAACGAACGACTTTGCCAGAGCGCTCAATATTCCGCGCGAGGATATTTTAAAAGCGGCTGATACGGTCATTAACGGCGCTGCCCGCCCGATTGATATCGGACAGGTCAACGGCCAGTATTTTATCAATATCGCCGGAGGAGGCCGCCTGACGGAGCTGACGTACGACGTGCCAAGCAAACTGAAAACGATGCTCGGCCAGCTTGCTTATTATTTAAAGGGAATGGAAATGCTGCCTTCACTTCGACCGACAGAAGTCGAGATTGAATATGACGGCAAGCTGTTTCAAGGTGAAATCATGCTGTTTTTGGTCACGCTGACAAATTCCGTCGGCGGGTTTGAAAAACTCGCGCCGGATTCCAGCCTGAATGACGGCATGTTTGATTTGATGATACTAAAGAAAGCAAACCTTGCTGAATTTATCAGAGTCGCCACCATGGCGCTCCGCGGCGAACACATCAACGACCAGCACATTATTTATACAAAAGCGAACCGCGTGAAAGTCAATGTATCAGAAAAGATGCAGCTGAACCTGGACGGCGAGTACGGCGGCATGCTGCCGGGCGAATTCGTGAATCTGTACCGGCACATTCACGTCATCATGCCGGAAGAGAAAGCGGAACAGCTGGATGACTAAAACTTGGCTTGAATAGGCCAAGTTTTTCTTTCGCTTAAAACTAGAGGTGATTATAGATGAAAATGAAACCCCCAGTAGAAAAAAATGAATACTACGACGTGACATTTGAGGATTTGACCCACGAAGGAGCGGGTGTCGCAAAGGTGCAGGGCTTCCCGATCTTCGTGCCAAACGCCCTGCCGGAAGAAAAAGCCCAAATCAAAGTGACACGCGTCAAAAAAGGCTTTGCTTTCGGCCGCCTGATCGAGATGAAGGAAGAAAGCCCGCACAGAACGGATGCTCCTTGCCCGATCTACAAGCAATGCGGCGGCTGCCAGCTTCAGCACATGACGTACGAAGGCCAGCTCTTGTTTAAACAGAAACAAGTCAAAGACGTCTTAGAACGGATCGGCAAGCTGGACCTGTCAAACGTCACCGTGCACCCGACACTCGGCATGGAAGACCCGTGGAACTACCGAAACAAAGCACAGGTGCCGGTGGGAGAACGGGAAGGCGGACTCGTCGCCGGATTTTATCAGCAAAGAAGCCATGACATCATCGACATGAGCGCCTGCCTGATCCAGCAATCCAAAAACGACGAAGCGGTCCAAGCCGTCAAAGACATTTGCGCAAACTACGGGGTCAAAGCCTATAACGAAGAACGCCACAAAGGCTGGCTCCGCCACATCATGGTCAGATACGGCGTCGTTACGGGCGAAATGATGATCGTCTTCATTACAAGAACGAACGACTTCCCGCACAAAGCGAAGATCATCGAAGACATCACAGCGCAATTCCCGCACGTTAAATCAATCGTGCAGAACATCAATCCGAACAAAACAAATGTGATCTTCGGCAACGAAACAAACGTCATCTGGGGCGAAGAATACATCTACGACCTCATCGGAGACGTCAAATTCGCCATCTCCGCCAGATCGTTCTACCAAGTCAACCCGGAGCAAACAAAAGTGCTCTACGACAAAGCGCTTGAGTACGCGGAGCTGAAAGGCGAAGAAACCGTCATCGACGCCTACTGCGGCATCGGAACGATTTCTCTATTCTTGGCGAAGCAGGCGAAAAAAGTGTACGGCGTAGAAATCGTGCCGGAAGCAATTGAGGATGCAAAGCGAAACGCTGAATTAAACGGCATCACAAACGCTGAGTTCGCGGTCGGGGAAGCGGAAACCGTGATTCCAAAGTGGTATGAAGACGGCATCACGGCCGATACGCTAGTCGTAGACCCGCCAAGAAAAGGCTGCGACGAAGCCCTCCTGCGGACAATTGTGGAGATGAAACCGAAGCGGGTGGTGTACGTGTCCTGTAATCCTGGCACGCTTGCGAGAGATTTGCGAGTGCTTGAGGATGGCGGGTATGCGACGCGCGAAGTGCAGCCTGTGGATATGTTTCCGCATACGAATCATGTGGAGTGTGTGGCGAAGCTTATATTGAAATAAACAGTGTCTTCTTTTAGAGGACACTTTCTTTTTTTATAAATTATTAAAAAATGAATGAAGTGAAGTATTGCTTTTTTTACTGATAAAAATATAAAACTAGCTTATTTGAATGTGGTAAAATTATAACAAATAAGTTTAACCAAAAATATTTTAGTGTTAAATATCATATAAATTCAAATGTTACACTTTTAAAATGATAGTAAAAATGAAAAGGTGAAAGAAATGATAGTTTATGAAGCTACAAAAGAAGAGTTTCTAAGTGATGTGTTTGACGATAAATTGGTGACGAATATCTGTAAAAACTACAATGATAAAATTGGCAGAATAAATGAGAGAGAGGTTAGATCTTGGGATAACTCTATGCAGTACATGTACAGGGTATTAAGTGATAGAGAAATTCCTAAGGACGCAGGAATTGCTATTGAGTTCAAAATACCCCATACTTCAAAGCGTATTGATTTTCTTATATCTGGATCAGATAAGGATGATCGTTCATCTGTTGTGATTGTAGAACTTAAACAATGGGAGAAAGTAGAGAAAATTGATGGTAAAGAGGCTATCGTTAAAACGTTTATAAATCAAGGTTTACGTGAGACAACCCACCCCTCTTATCAAGCTTGGTCTTATGCTGCATTAATTAAAGACTATAATGAAAATGCTCAGAAAGAAGATATTAATCTATATCCTTGTGCATACTTACATAACTACTTGAATCAGGGTACAGATGATCCGTTAATTGATTCAATATATGATTATTATATAAAAGAAGCACCTGTTTTTATCAAAGGTGATTCAGGTAAGCTTCGTGATTTCATTAAAAAGTATGTTAAGTATGGAGACAACAAAGAAATTCTATATACAATAGATAAAGGCAGAATAAGGCCTTCAAAGTCTCTTCAAGATTTGTTAAACAGTATGCTTCAAGGTAATCAAGAGTTTATGATGATTGATGATCAAAAAGTCGTTTATGAGGCTGCTTTACATTTGGCAAATGAAGCGTTACGTACAAACACAAAACAAGTCTTAGTTGTTGAAGGCGGCCCTGGTACAGGAAAGTCTGTTCTTGCAATAAATTTATTAGTAGAAGCAACAAATCGAAGTCTGGTTGCACAATATGTAACAAAAAATGCAGCTCCCAGAAATATATATGCTACTAAGTTAAAACAAAATTTTCGAAAGGGGCACATTGATAATTTATTTACAGGATCGGGCAGTTATGTTAATGCTCCATCAGATGAATTTGATGTTCTGATTGTTGATGAATCGCATCGATTAAATGAAAAATCAGGGTTATTTAATAACCTTGGGGAAAATCAAATTAAGGAAATAATAAATGCTTCCAAACTTTCTGTTTTTTTTATAGATGAACGTCAAAGAGTGACGCTAAAGGATATTGGGAGCATTGATACAATTCATAAATTCTCAAAAGAATTAGGTGCCAAGATTACAAATATGAAACTGGATTCACAGTTTCGTTGCAATGGTTCAGATGGTTATATAAGCTGGTTAGATGATGTTCTGCAAATTCGGGAAACTGCGAATTCTAATTATATTGGAACGAACTATGATTTTCGTATATATAAAAATCCAAATGAACTGCGTAAAGAGATAGAAAAGCTGAATAAAGTTAATAATAAATCTCGAATAGTTGCCGGTTACTGTTGGAATTGGGTGAAGGAAGGAAAAGCTAAAACAGAATTCCATGATATCGAGATTCCTGAATATCAATTCGGAATGAGTTGGAATTTAAATAACTCTGACACGTGGGCAATTGATGAAGATTCTGTTAATGAGATAGGTTGTATACACACATGCCAAGGTTTGGAATTTGACTATGTAGGTGTAATTATAGGTGATGATCTAGTATGCAGGGATGGAGTAGTATTGACCGATCATTCAAAGCGGGCAAAAACAGATACCTCCTTACGTGGTTTGAAGAAAATGTTAAAGCAAAATTCAGATAAAGCTGAGAAACTTGCAGACGAAATTATTCGCAACACATACAGAACATTGATGACTCGGGGACAGAAAGGCTGTTTTATTTATTGCATAGACAAAGAACTGGAAAATTACTTTTTAAAGAGAATGAAACAGATGCAAATGAATTATAAAGAGAATGAGTTTTTTAAGACTTCATCAGTTGCTGAAGAAAAAGCACAATACAGGTATTAAATAACATGATGCTATTAAAACAGACGCAGCCAAAAGCTGCGTCTTGTTCTTAACCAAGCGTTCCGTTTTCTGCAATCGTCATTTCCTTGTCAAAGATGGCTTTGTCTGCTAGGGAGTTGGTTGAATCGTTTGCAGCTTTGCTTGTCATGTTTCTGGATGCCACATTTACTTCATTTCCTAAGGAAGAACTGATAAAGCTTACACCGATTAAAGCAATTACAGCGCACAAAGTCAGTTTAAATTTCATACAAACAATCCCCTCTCTGAATTTGTTTGCGGGCGTGAACCATCTTTTTGAAACAGATAACAGAATCATCCATCTGCCCAATATCAGTATAAAACTTTGCGGCTAATAATGCCAACTCTTCCATATAAGGATATCCTTGGGATGTCTCTAATTTGTTAAAAACATTTAATAAAATGGACGCTTCTCCTTGTTTGATAAACAGCGCCTGCAATCCTTCAAACATAATTTTAAATAGGTCATCGTCGAATTTACATGCGAAGCGTACGCCTTTTCTGAAACAATCCATTGCTTGGCCTTGTTTATTTTGAAGAAAATAAATTAAGGCTAAATCGTGGTAAGCTTGTGTTAAGTTGTCGAAATTTGATTTTTTAAATTGGAGTATCGATTTCTCCATGTATTTTGCTGCTTTCGTCAATTCACCCATCTTAAGATAACAATTTCCGATATTGAATAAAGCTTGGCCGTAAATTCGCTTGTTTTTGCTTTCAAGCAGCCGTGCGCCTTTTAGTGCCTGTTCGAGGTGAGGGAGCGCCTTTTCATGACTTTCTAGGTCATCGTAGTTTCCTGCGATCACAAAATGGCATTGTATGCGGCGGACTGAGTAAAGGTCGTGCGTTTTATAGATGTTATACGCCTGAGAAGAATAGTGCATGGATACGTGGGTTTGTTTCATATGATAAAACACTTCAGCCATTTTAAAATAAAATTCCGCCCGCTCAATTTCATCCGAAATATAAGGTATTGTGTTTTCCGCTTTTTGATAGAATGTAATGGCAGTCAAGAAATTGCCTTGTTTGAATTCATACATTCCTTGAAAAAAGTAATAGTAGTGTTCAACGAGTTTCTCCATCTTCCTGTTGCTGCCTTCAATTCTCTTTAAATATTCTGATAACTTCATTTGGTTTCCTTCAGATGGAATCACATAGTCGATCATAAGCTGATGACGAAATGCAATGAGCTGATAGTAAATCAAGAGGTCTTGGTCTTCTTCCATGATGTCAATGTCCCGTTCGATCTCAGCTTTAAGCATTTCAGCATCTGTTACATTAAACTTTTGAATATGCCGATTCCACTCATTAATTTTCATCCCAACGTGCGGAGACGAAATCATGCCCAAACTTCTCACCCTTCCTCTTCTCACTAATTATGTAAATTTTATCAATACTGAAATTTAATAGGAAGGGGTTGAGAGACCGCAAAATAAATTTTCGGTGCAGTCCGCAAAAGGGAGTTTGGGTGTTTCGCGTTATATTTGGTTTTGTGAAGGTTAGTGAATTCTCAATATGTGAATTTTGGATTTCGGTTATTATGATTGAGTCATTACATAAATTAACTGGCATCAACACATAAACGATGTTTACCGCAATGAAGGCACTTAAAAAGATATCCTTGCAAAGTTCCGTTGTTTACTAACCAGCTTTTGAATTCCTCTCTTGTCATATGATAGTCATTGCATATGCTGTTAATATCGTTATCTAACTCATCTTCTAAATGGCTGATTTCTTTCCATCCAACATATTGCACAATGGCACAAAAATCTCCGCAATGACTCAGCCAATATTCTTGCTGCCAGCCGAAGTAACCCGGTGTTCTATGTATTAGTTCATCGATGAATGTTTCATTTTCCACTTCATCACAGCGGCCCGGATCTTGGAATTCACCATCATACAATTTGGCGGCTGATCCGTCAGAAATGCACCATGGACAAATTCCTTCTACATCATCTATTGAATAGAAAGGACCTTCATATACGTATTCACGTTCTTGCTTACATACAGGGCAGGTTGTCTTTTCTTTACTAATTACATTTAATGCAACTGGGTTTGGATTGTATTTAAACGTTGGAAGTGACATGGTATATCCTCCTAATGTTCACTTTTAGACTGTATGTACTGTTCTAAAAAAGTTTTTACCGACTCTCTCTTAGGGTGGGTTCCCAAGTGTTCATAAACCCAAATTGCTTTCTGCTGAGAGATTGTGTATTGAGATTGTAAAACATCCTCATAATCGTATTCTATTGAGAATTTTCCGTTTATCTCTAACTGAAGTGTCAAGTTCGTCCAGACATCCTGGTTATTTTCTTTGAACTCATCTCGTAATTCCTCAAATGAGTCATGTAATTGTAATAATAATTCATCATAAACGTCCTCACTAACATGAAAATGTTCAGGAATATTATGAGAATAGATATAATCCTCACTTTGCGGAGGATTGAAATAAAAGAAAACTTCAGAAGAATCGTCGAGTATTTCTGCATAAAGAATGACTTTTTCCCATTCAGAAGGAATGATTTCGTTAATGCCTTCTGCTATCTGTTGATATAATTCACCCATTTTTTCTGTTTCCATGCTAACCTCCACTTTTCAAGAGCTATATCAAATTTATATATTTAGGTATCTAATTAAAGATTCTTGATCTTCCTCGTCTTCAGGCAAGATACCAAGAGTTTTGTACTCCCATAATGCAATTCTTTGATACCCATCTAACTCAGATGCCAAAATATCGTCATCATTATAGTCTAGTTGGAATTGACCATTGCTCTCCAATGTCAATGTAATGTGAGTCCAAACCTGATCAATATCATTTTTATACTCAACTCTTAATTCCTCAAAAATTTCACGGATTTCCCTTAATAAAGTTTTGAAGATATCTTTACTTACGTTGTATTGGGCAGGTATATCTTGTGAATAAATAATTTGATTATTTTCTGGTGTCTTGAAGTGAAAGAGAACCATAGTAGAGTCATCTAATACTTCTGCATAAAGATAAATTATTGTCCATTCACAAGGTATGATGTCATTTAATTTCTGGCTAATAAGCTGGTACAAATCTAGCATTTTTTTAGTTTCCAATCTTTTCACCTTCAATCGCCGAGAAATCTTAGTTATCAAAAATAGCCCAGCAGTGAAGGCTGAGCTATTTTTGATTATTGTAAAATAGATTATTCTTCTTCCGAATTGAGATAGCGTTCCAAGAACTCCCT
Coding sequences:
- a CDS encoding diacylglycerol kinase, giving the protein MKRARIIYNPTSGREIFKKHLAQVLQKFEQAGYETSTHATTCAGDATHAAKEAALREFDLIVAAGGDGTINEVVNGLAPLDNRPTLGVIPVGTTNDFARALNIPREDILKAADTVINGAARPIDIGQVNGQYFINIAGGGRLTELTYDVPSKLKTMLGQLAYYLKGMEMLPSLRPTEVEIEYDGKLFQGEIMLFLVTLTNSVGGFEKLAPDSSLNDGMFDLMILKKANLAEFIRVATMALRGEHINDQHIIYTKANRVKVNVSEKMQLNLDGEYGGMLPGEFVNLYRHIHVIMPEEKAEQLDD
- the rlmD gene encoding 23S rRNA (uracil(1939)-C(5))-methyltransferase RlmD, which produces MKMKPPVEKNEYYDVTFEDLTHEGAGVAKVQGFPIFVPNALPEEKAQIKVTRVKKGFAFGRLIEMKEESPHRTDAPCPIYKQCGGCQLQHMTYEGQLLFKQKQVKDVLERIGKLDLSNVTVHPTLGMEDPWNYRNKAQVPVGEREGGLVAGFYQQRSHDIIDMSACLIQQSKNDEAVQAVKDICANYGVKAYNEERHKGWLRHIMVRYGVVTGEMMIVFITRTNDFPHKAKIIEDITAQFPHVKSIVQNINPNKTNVIFGNETNVIWGEEYIYDLIGDVKFAISARSFYQVNPEQTKVLYDKALEYAELKGEETVIDAYCGIGTISLFLAKQAKKVYGVEIVPEAIEDAKRNAELNGITNAEFAVGEAETVIPKWYEDGITADTLVVDPPRKGCDEALLRTIVEMKPKRVVYVSCNPGTLARDLRVLEDGGYATREVQPVDMFPHTNHVECVAKLILK
- a CDS encoding TIGR01741 family protein, which translates into the protein METKKMLDLYQLISQKLNDIIPCEWTIIYLYAEVLDDSTMVLFHFKTPENNQIIYSQDIPAQYNVSKDIFKTLLREIREIFEELRVEYKNDIDQVWTHITLTLESNGQFQLDYNDDDILASELDGYQRIALWEYKTLGILPEDEEDQESLIRYLNI
- a CDS encoding DUF2075 domain-containing protein; amino-acid sequence: MIVYEATKEEFLSDVFDDKLVTNICKNYNDKIGRINEREVRSWDNSMQYMYRVLSDREIPKDAGIAIEFKIPHTSKRIDFLISGSDKDDRSSVVIVELKQWEKVEKIDGKEAIVKTFINQGLRETTHPSYQAWSYAALIKDYNENAQKEDINLYPCAYLHNYLNQGTDDPLIDSIYDYYIKEAPVFIKGDSGKLRDFIKKYVKYGDNKEILYTIDKGRIRPSKSLQDLLNSMLQGNQEFMMIDDQKVVYEAALHLANEALRTNTKQVLVVEGGPGTGKSVLAINLLVEATNRSLVAQYVTKNAAPRNIYATKLKQNFRKGHIDNLFTGSGSYVNAPSDEFDVLIVDESHRLNEKSGLFNNLGENQIKEIINASKLSVFFIDERQRVTLKDIGSIDTIHKFSKELGAKITNMKLDSQFRCNGSDGYISWLDDVLQIRETANSNYIGTNYDFRIYKNPNELRKEIEKLNKVNNKSRIVAGYCWNWVKEGKAKTEFHDIEIPEYQFGMSWNLNNSDTWAIDEDSVNEIGCIHTCQGLEFDYVGVIIGDDLVCRDGVVLTDHSKRAKTDTSLRGLKKMLKQNSDKAEKLADEIIRNTYRTLMTRGQKGCFIYCIDKELENYFLKRMKQMQMNYKENEFFKTSSVAEEKAQYRY
- a CDS encoding CbrC family protein, which gives rise to MSLPTFKYNPNPVALNVISKEKTTCPVCKQEREYVYEGPFYSIDDVEGICPWCISDGSAAKLYDGEFQDPGRCDEVENETFIDELIHRTPGYFGWQQEYWLSHCGDFCAIVQYVGWKEISHLEDELDNDINSICNDYHMTREEFKSWLVNNGTLQGYLFKCLHCGKHRLCVDAS
- a CDS encoding tetratricopeptide repeat protein, which encodes MGMISSPHVGMKINEWNRHIQKFNVTDAEMLKAEIERDIDIMEEDQDLLIYYQLIAFRHQLMIDYVIPSEGNQMKLSEYLKRIEGSNRKMEKLVEHYYYFFQGMYEFKQGNFLTAITFYQKAENTIPYISDEIERAEFYFKMAEVFYHMKQTHVSMHYSSQAYNIYKTHDLYSVRRIQCHFVIAGNYDDLESHEKALPHLEQALKGARLLESKNKRIYGQALFNIGNCYLKMGELTKAAKYMEKSILQFKKSNFDNLTQAYHDLALIYFLQNKQGQAMDCFRKGVRFACKFDDDLFKIMFEGLQALFIKQGEASILLNVFNKLETSQGYPYMEELALLAAKFYTDIGQMDDSVICFKKMVHARKQIQRGDCLYEI
- a CDS encoding antitoxin YezG family protein, coding for METEKMGELYQQIAEGINEIIPSEWEKVILYAEILDDSSEVFFYFNPPQSEDYIYSHNIPEHFHVSEDVYDELLLQLHDSFEELRDEFKENNQDVWTNLTLQLEINGKFSIEYDYEDVLQSQYTISQQKAIWVYEHLGTHPKRESVKTFLEQYIQSKSEH